The following coding sequences are from one Nodosilinea sp. FACHB-141 window:
- a CDS encoding SDR family oxidoreductase: MQTLTKTANSIPSLNGKVAIVTGGARGLGAATCQCLATAGLNVVVADLRHELASDLAQEIGASSGSAMALNLDVTSPTSAAALLDQVLDRYGRIDVLINNAGIDVTESVEDLTHDQWQQVINVNLNGPFYMSKAVFPAMRENGGGHIINIVSTAAKRAWANASAYHASKWGLLGFSQALHVEGRPHNIKVTSLIAGGMRTPFLLERFPDIDQTTLQDPANVAETIRYLLMQPPGTVISEMMVLPMKETSWP; this comes from the coding sequence ATGCAAACCCTGACTAAAACAGCCAATTCCATCCCTTCCCTAAACGGCAAAGTTGCGATCGTCACCGGCGGTGCGCGGGGCCTGGGAGCGGCCACCTGCCAATGCCTAGCCACTGCTGGATTGAACGTAGTCGTTGCTGATCTGCGCCACGAGCTAGCCAGCGACCTCGCCCAGGAAATTGGGGCTTCCAGCGGTAGCGCCATGGCCCTCAACCTGGATGTCACCAGCCCCACTAGCGCCGCCGCCCTGCTCGATCAGGTGCTCGATCGCTACGGCCGCATCGACGTGCTGATCAACAACGCCGGCATTGACGTCACCGAATCGGTTGAAGACCTGACTCACGACCAGTGGCAGCAGGTGATTAACGTCAACCTCAACGGCCCGTTTTATATGTCTAAAGCCGTTTTTCCTGCTATGCGCGAAAACGGCGGTGGCCACATCATCAACATTGTCTCCACCGCCGCCAAACGGGCCTGGGCCAATGCCTCCGCCTACCACGCTAGCAAGTGGGGCCTACTGGGCTTCTCTCAAGCGCTGCACGTAGAAGGGCGACCCCACAACATCAAAGTCACCTCTCTAATTGCCGGCGGTATGCGTACCCCGTTTTTGCTAGAGCGCTTTCCCGACATCGACCAGACCACCCTGCAAGACCCCGCCAACGTAGCCGAGACCATTCGCTACCTGCTGATGCAGCCCCCCGGCACGGTGATCTCGGAGATGATGGTGCTGCCGATGAAGGAGACTTCGTGGCCGTAG